Sequence from the Corallococcus sp. EGB genome:
CTCCTGCCCACGCTGCACACGTCGCTGGCGGGCTTCCTCATTGGAAGCCTCGCGGGCTTCGGGCTGTCGCTCATCGAGCCGCGTCCGGCCACCGCGCTCACCGCGGAGGCGCCGCGCGAGCACGTGCCCGGGCTGGGCCTGGACCAGTCTCCGCTGGGCCTGATGGTGCTGGGCCGCGCCACCGCGCGTGAGAGCGACGTGGGCGGGCAGTCGCTGCGGCTGAAGCACGGCGACCTGCGCGAGTACAGCGCGCTGTGGAACGGGCTGGACGCGTGGCTGGAGTCCGGCCGCGCGGAGAATCCGCACGCGCTGCGCACGCAGGCGGTGGCGCTGGGGCTGGAGCTCCGCGAGTTGCCGAAGCAGGACGGTGCGCCCGCGCGCTACGCGCTGGTGGAGCGCGTGGAGGGTGACGGCAAGGCGGGCTGGGACACGTCGCTGCTCGTGCCGGGCGCGAGGGGCCCCATCCTGGAGGTGCCGCGCCCCCTGACGGAGGCGCCGAGCGCCGAGGCCGCCGCCCTCCTGTGCGAGCGCGTGGATTGCCGCGCCATCATCGTGAGCGGCGTGGACTCCCACCGCGCGGGCCTGGTGCTGGGCGACGCGCTGGCGCAGTCGGAGACGCCGCTGCGCCACGCGCACGACGCGCTGTCCTCGCGCGAGCGGGTGCAGCTGCGCATGGATCCTTCGCTGAAGCCGGGCCAGGTGGTGCTGCACACGCCGGAGGGCAAGGCGCCGCGAGGCCTGGACACGCTGTGGCCGGGCGCCGAGGTGACGTCGAATCCGCCGCCGGAGCCCGGGGGCAACTGGGGCGAGTCCCGGGTGAGCGTGCTGCGCGCGGGCCCCTTCGACCTGGCCTCGCTGGTGGTGGAGCGCGCCCCGGCGCTGGCCGGGTCGATGACGGAGCGCGACGCGCTGGGCACGCTGATGGTGACGCCGGAGGGCGCGCGCGTGCCGGCGGTGCGGCCGTCGGACGCGGAGCTCCTGGTGCTGGAGCGGCACGTGGCCTCGCCGCTGTTGGGCGGCGGTCCGGCGGACGTGCCGCGCGAGCTGCGCGTGCGCTGGGCCCACGCCATGGCCTCGTTGATGGGCCTGCGGGTGCGGCCGGTGACGGGGTGCGAGGGCGCGCCCGGGTGCTGGTGGGTGACGGACGCGGAGGCGACGCCGGGCCGGCTGGGCGCGGGGCTGCTGGTGCGTCAGGGCGGCTCTCCGCTGGCGCTGGAGGTGCCGTCTCCGGCGCGCGAGGCGGGCACGCTGCCGGTGGCCGCGGAGCTGTGGCACGAGTCCCGCTCCACCGCGCTGGTGTTCGCCACCGCGTCCGGCGACATGCCCCACCCCGCCACCTTCGGCGAGCTGCGCACGAGCTTCCAGGCGTTCCATCAGGCGGTGCACCGCGCGCTGCCGAAGGAGCAGGGCTGGGTGCTGCACCTGCGCGGCTTCTCCAGCCGGCCCTCCGTGGACGCGGACGTGCTGGTGGACGTGGGCAACCCGGTGCTGACCCCGGCGCAGCGGCCGGCGGACCTGGAGCGGCTGTTGTCGCAAGGCGGCCCGCTGGGCTGGCTGGGGCAGCGCGTGCGCTACCATGACGGCTCTGCGGAGCTGACGGGCCTCAACGACGCGAGCCCGCAGCAGGTCTTCTCCCGCACCTTCGGCGGGGCGCGGCTGGCCACGCTGTGGCTGTCCGAGCCGCTGCGCGGAGCCTTCGTGGGCCCGCGGCTCGCGGTGGAGGAGCTGGCGCTCACGGGCCTCCTGCCCGAGGAGCCGCGCGAGTCTCCCGAGCGCGCGCTGCTGGCGGACCGGCTGGTGGCGCCGACGCAGCCGGTGTCATCCGCGCTGAAGGAGCACTTCGCGGAGCTGACCACCAGCGCGGAGCGCTACGTGGCGCAGCAGAACGTGCATGACCTGCGCGCGCTGGCGCAGACGAAGCGCGTGGGCAACGTGACGCGCCAGGTGAAGGCCGGCTTCAGCGCCGAATACGGCCTGCCCTTCCTCCTGGTGGAGGCACGGCAGGGCAAGCAGGTGCTGCGCGCCGTCTATTTCCTTCAGCAGCAGCCTTCGCCGGCGAAGCGCGCGGAGCTGACCGCGGGTGACGCGGAGCTCGCGAGCACGGTGGACCTGGCGCTGCGGCACCGCCGGCCGGTGGTGTTGACCGGGGAAGTCTCCCGCGAAGAGGCCCGTCGATGAAGACCCGCAGCCGCGCCCTCGTGGCGCTCCTTGGCCTGATGGTGGGCCTGGCCCTCATCTGGGCCGCGAGCCTCGCCGTGCTGGGCAACACCGACACGCCCACCGCGCGGCGCGACGCGAAGTACATCAACGCCGAGCGCCTCATCTTCTACCGCCTGGAGCCGGGCCGGGAGATGCGCGTGCGCATCCCCGAGGACGCCGAGGAGCTGCTCATCGTCACGCACGAGCTGCTCCCGGACGGCACGCCCTACGCGCCGGAGAAGCAGTACCAGTACGGCCTCAAGGCGGTCCTGCGCGGGCCCCAGGGCATCCTGCTGGAGCGCGCCATCTTCACGCGCACGCGCCAGAGCAAGGGCCAGCCGCAGGAGGACGGGACGTTCCTGCAGGAGAGCGCCTTCACCACGCACGCGGATCAACAGGTGACGGACGAGCGCGAGTTCGTGCTGCGCCTGCCCGCGGAGCGTCCGGAGTACTCCGTGCTGTACCTCCAGCCCGCGAGCACGAGCGACACGCTGCTCGCGCGGGTGTACGTCCGCGCGCACCGCACGCTGCCGCTGCTCGCGTCGCAGAAGCTGGCGCAGGCCCGCGCGGAGGTGCGCGCCGGGCGTGCCACCTTCGAGCCGTTCGAGAAGCTCTCCTCCGACACGCGCCGCTGGCTCGCGGAGGAGCACTGGGAGCGCCTCAACGCGGAGGGCGAGGCGGGCACCGACTACCAGATTGAGCCCGTCTACCGCACCGCGTACCGGCTGCCGCTGGTGGAGGCCACCGAGTCCGTGCAGGAGCGCCTGGGCTCCGGCCGCGCCGTGGCGCTCAACGTCACCGGCCCCGCGAAGCCGGTGCTGTGGCTGTGGAGCGACGCGATGGACGCGCATCCCCAGCCGCACGGCCCGGTGACGGTGCAGACGCTGTCCTCGGACGGCACGGCGCACACGCTGGAGCTGCCGGGCCCCGTGGCGGGCTCGCCCATGTCGCATCCGCTGGAGCTGCCGGAGGGCGTGCACACGGTGATGGTGCGCAACGACGGCCAGGAGGACCTGCGCTACACGGTGGAGGGCCCGTACGAGTCGTGGCTGCTGCCCGCCGAGTCGCGCCCGCAGCCGGGCGCCGCGTCCGAGGGCCACGTGGCCTTCCTGCCGGACACGCGCCGCACGGAGGCGTTCGCCACCGGCCCCGCGTGCGAGGCGCTGGAGGTGGACATCGATCCGCGCATGGACGCGGTGGGACGGCTGGTGCGCATCGACGCGCGCACGCTGGACCGCGCGCCGTCGCACGAGCCGCTGCACCTGGGCCTCACGGTGCTGGATGGCCAGGGCCAGTCCCTGGGACAGGCTTCACTGGACGCGACGCCGGAGCCCGCGCCGTTCGAGAGCGCGGCCCTGCCCCCGCAGCCCGGAGGCGCGCTGCCGTGCACGCCGCTGGCGACGGCGGCCCAGGACGCGGGCTCGGGCGAGGTGACGGATTTGCCGGCCTGGGTGTCGGGTGCGGCGAGCGCCCGGGTGTTCCTGCCCATGGGGGCGCGCAAGCTGCGCGTGGAGGCGCCGCGCGCGACCCTCCTGCAGTTCTACAGCTTCCTGTCGAACGGCCAGTCCGTCACGGCGGCGGCGCCGTACACGAACGACGCGCTCACCGGCGTGCGCTGGCGCAACGCGCCCGTGGAGCAGCGCACGTGGTACCCGCTGCGCCCGTCGAACCTGGACGCGCTGATGAAGGGCGGCGCCCGTGTGGAGCTGCTCAGCCAGGTGCGCCTGGAGCCCGTCACCCCGGAGGAGGAGACGCCTCCGCCGTCGGGCGACGCGGTGGTGGTGCGGCCCTACGGCGCTCCCGCGGTGGTGGAGGTGCTCGAGTCCGCGCAGCCGGACACGGTGGACCTGGTGAAGGCGCTGTCCACGATGCTGGAGCCGGGCCGCGCGGTGCGTGCGCGCTTCGACTCGCGCACGCCCACCCGTCCGGAGGTGCGCCTGTCGCTGAAGGACGCGGCGGCGCTGGGCAACGAGGTGGAGGTGCTGCTCGACGGAGCGCCGCTGCACCGCTTCACCGTGCGGTCCACGCGGACGCGGGAGCTGTTGCCGCCGCTGCCACCGGGTGAGCACGAGGTGCTGCTGCGCTCTTCCGCGCCGGGGCTGACGGCGCTGCTCAACCGGCCTCCGGCGGCGGGCAACGGCCTGCGCTCGCGCACGGTGTATCCGGTGAGCCAGGGCGGCCTGCGCGTGCCGGTGCGCAAGACGGGCCCGGGCGCCGTCACGCTCAACGTGGTGGTCTACACCCCGGAGGCGGGGGGCACGACGGTGCCCCAGCTGGCCGTGACGGTGGATGGTGGCAACCCCGTGCGCCGCGCCAGCGTGCTGGTGCCGCACGTCACGCGCGCCGAGCGCACGGTGGCGCTCCCCGCCTCCGAGCGCGAGCCGGCGACGCCGGTGGGCCGCCCGGGCGTGAAGTGGTACGCGCGCGCGGTGCCGGTGACGCTGGGAGAGGACATCGCGCCGGGCGTGCACACCGTGCGCATCCAGGCGCTGGGCTCCGGGCCCATGTGGGCGCGCTTCTTCGTCTTCGGCCAGGCCGTGGAGGACACCGCGCCGCGCATGTGGAACCGGGGAGGCTGGCAGCCCGACGAGGACCGGTTGTGAGGTCCCTCGGGAGGACCGGGTCGTGGCGCCCGCTGGTGGCAGCGGGAGTGCTGTCCGTGCTGGGCGCGGGCGTGAGCGCCCGCGCGCAGGCCGCCCCGACCGCTGAAACGGCCACGAGCGCAGAGACAGCATCGAGCGCTGCGGCGATTTCGAGCGCCGCGACGGTCGCGAAGCCCTCGAAGCAGGACGAGCGTCGCTCCGGCAAACGCGCGAAGGCGACGCCGCGCTCGGCTCCGGAGCGCGTGCCCCAGGAGGACCCCACCGTGAACGTTCCCGAGCAGTCGGGGTGCCGCGTGGACGCGCGCTTCTCCGGGCTGTGGCCCCGCGTGGACGCCGTGACGTTCCACCCCACCACGCTGGAGGAGCGGGCCGCGTTCACGAAGCTCGTGCCCGCGCTGCTGGCCGCCGCGCCGAAGCAGAAGGACGTGCCGCCGGAGCTGACGAACGTGGCCGCGGCCGTGGGCTTCTTCCTGGAGACGTGGACCACGCCGCGCGACACCTTCTGGGTGCTGCGGGAGCGGCCGGACCGCTACCACGGCGCGGGCGCGTATGTGATCCGCACGGGCGCCGCCACGGACGACGTGGTGCAGGTGCCCCACCCCTACTTCGACATCGGTACGGAGGACATCGGCTCCGCCATCTTCACCTGCCCACCGGAGGGCCGCGCGCCGCGCCTGTTCATGACCGCCACCGCGCACCGCTACAAGGCCGCGCCTGATGAGACGCAGGAGACTCCGGAGCACCCGGCGGACGTCGCGCACAACCCGGAGCACCTCTTCCAGACCGTGACGGACCTGGCCGCGCGCCAGCTCCCGCACATCCGCGTGGTGCAGCTGCACGGCTTCGGCGAGACCAAGGTCCAGAAGGGCCGCACGGAGACGCTGGCGGCGGTGGTCAGCGACGGCACACGCAAGCCCGGCACGTGGGCGCGCAAGGTGGCCGCACCGCTGGAGGAGGCGCTCGGCCCTGGAGTGAAGCTGTTCCCGACCGGGGCGCAGGTGCTCGGAGGGACGCAGAACGCGCAGGCCCGTCTGCTCCAGGCGTACCCGCAAGCCCGCTTCCTGCACCTGGAAATGTCATCCCGTACGCGCAAAGCGCTGGCGAGCCCGGCGCAACTCGCCCTGCTGGCCCAGATTCTGTTCGCACCCTTGGAGGACTGAGCGCCGATGTTTCCTGTTCGACGCCGCGCCCGTTACACCCTGCTCGTGGGAGCGCTCGCGGCGCTGCCCGTCATCGCGCAGCCCGCCGTTTCGCAGCCGTCCGTCATCGCCCGCAGCGAGGAGGGCATGACCTGGCAGCCGCGGGCCATCCGCGGTCCGGTGGCGCTGGCGGAGCTCCAGGGCCACGCGCCCTATGTGCCCGGCGGCGTGCCGCAGGCGACGGGGGCCATGGAGGTCACGCCCCAGAAGGGCGCGGCCGTGTGGCTGGGCCCGCTGGACGTGGTGCGCGTCACCGGCCCCGCCGGAGCGCTGCGCTTCACCCGCGTGCCGCTGTCGGAGGGCGACGAAGCACCCGAGCTGCGCGTCGAGGAGGAAGGCGTGCCCGAGCGCCCAGGCCGCTGGTACCTGGCCGAGCCCATGGGCGCCGGCAGCATCTGGTGGGTCACGGCGACGAAGAACGCCCGCATCCTGGTGGAGCGCCCCACGCACACGTCCACGGCGCGCACCGAGGAGCGGATGCGCGACGCGATCCTCCAGTGGGTGGACGGCAAGGGCCCGCGCCCGGCGCTGGCGTTCGACGCGGCCACGCGCGCGCGGCTGGACGTGGACGCGGCGCTGGAAGCGGAGCTCGTGAAGGACGAGCCCGAGTCCTCGCCCTTCCGGACCGCGGTGCGCAACTGGCGCAAGGCCTCCGCGCTGCGCGAGTGGGCGCTGGTCTCTCCGCTCTACGGACAGGCGGTGCGCGTGGAGCGCCCGCGTCCCGCCGGCACGGAGGTGGTGCTGGAGGGAATGGATTCGCCCTGGTTCCGCCCGGAGGTGAAGGGTTCGGTCTGGGCCTTGGAGCTGGAAGGTCCGGGCGTGCTGTCGCTGGAGGCGCGCGCCGTGCTGGGCAATGGCGCGCCGGCGGAGATGCCGACGCTGGAGGTGTACGGCGTGGGCGGGGTGCTCGCGCAGGCGCAGCTCACGCCGCAGCCCGCGTGGGCGGAGGCGCCCGAGGG
This genomic interval carries:
- a CDS encoding poly-gamma-glutamate biosynthesis protein PgsC/CapC — translated: MALFSTLTLFPAYSLDTSILVAVLVGVLILALLTETLGWVFVGLVVPGYLASVFVIHPEAGCTVVAESLLTYGVALAFSSGLSRTGAWSEFFGRDRFFAVVLASVVVRAVSETWLLPVLGHWMDERWGTSFIVDRSLHSIGLVLVPLTANAFWKLKLRRGLWQVAVPVALTYVILRFVLLPGTNLSFSSLELMYEDVAQDFLSSPKAYIILLTTAFLAARFNLKYGWDFNGILVPALLALTWLEPLKLVATMAEVLLLVLAAKAVLSVPGLRTLNLEGPRKTVLVFCLGFLVKWCVGWAMGGRIPGLKVTDLFGFGYLVPTLLAVKMLQKQVIARVLLPTLHTSLAGFLIGSLAGFGLSLIEPRPATALTAEAPREHVPGLGLDQSPLGLMVLGRATARESDVGGQSLRLKHGDLREYSALWNGLDAWLESGRAENPHALRTQAVALGLELRELPKQDGAPARYALVERVEGDGKAGWDTSLLVPGARGPILEVPRPLTEAPSAEAAALLCERVDCRAIIVSGVDSHRAGLVLGDALAQSETPLRHAHDALSSRERVQLRMDPSLKPGQVVLHTPEGKAPRGLDTLWPGAEVTSNPPPEPGGNWGESRVSVLRAGPFDLASLVVERAPALAGSMTERDALGTLMVTPEGARVPAVRPSDAELLVLERHVASPLLGGGPADVPRELRVRWAHAMASLMGLRVRPVTGCEGAPGCWWVTDAEATPGRLGAGLLVRQGGSPLALEVPSPAREAGTLPVAAELWHESRSTALVFATASGDMPHPATFGELRTSFQAFHQAVHRALPKEQGWVLHLRGFSSRPSVDADVLVDVGNPVLTPAQRPADLERLLSQGGPLGWLGQRVRYHDGSAELTGLNDASPQQVFSRTFGGARLATLWLSEPLRGAFVGPRLAVEELALTGLLPEEPRESPERALLADRLVAPTQPVSSALKEHFAELTTSAERYVAQQNVHDLRALAQTKRVGNVTRQVKAGFSAEYGLPFLLVEARQGKQVLRAVYFLQQQPSPAKRAELTAGDAELASTVDLALRHRRPVVLTGEVSREEARR